The genomic DNA TGGTGCCTGGATTACTTATTTCACCTGAGCGTCTTGCTAGATCAGTATTTTGGCTTATCATTGCGAGCGCTAAGGAGGAAAATGGACGGACTAAGGGATAGCTTGGTTACATCCTCGATTTGGACAAGTGGTTTCAAAAAGGCCCTAAATACGTGAGTCAGTGAACAAGCTACTGTCAAAATTATCTATTCACAGGCACGATCTAGGCATCCTGAACTGGATATCGTCCATCTGAAATTCGCCGTGTCGGGGTGCGGCGCATGTCGTATCAGTACGCGGCTGTCAACATTCAAGGGATCCTTGGCTGGTGATGATTACAATCGTGATACTTTTGAGGTGAGTGCGCCGCGTTTGCACGGGTGTTTATATGCGGGAATGATCATGGCTTGCTGGCAGCCCATACAGAGCCGTTCAGAAAGTGTGGACTCGGATGACTCCGACAATGAAGAATCCAATTTGAGGTTCGACCTTGGTCGGTTTTGTCGTGCTCGTGTAAAGTGTTACCACGATTTTATTCATTGGGAGGTGCGcccaactcaaaatccaACTCAGCGTGGGGAAATAAATTTACAGTGTTATTGTGTTACAGTGGCAATTGTTTGAACTAGTATCAAACGAGATTGAGACTCTAAAGACGGCACACCGGCGCAAGGACCCGGCTTCATCCAGAGGCCAGCGGCCGGCCGCGAATGATCCGGACGGAATTATGAACTGGCTAGATGGACGGGGGATTGTGCAACAGGTTTGTCACAATTGGTAAAAAGTGGCTATTGGCTGACGTGGTTGCCGTAGGAATGGTCTCGGCTAGAACAGCTCATGGACAAGGCGCGTGGATTGGACTATAAGaaggatgatgatgatgttgAGTGAAAAAAAATGGGCCAagagaaaaggaaaagatgGGAGATAAGAGTAGGATTGACACTAGATGCTTATCTGTGGAACTTAGGGATTGGaggatgtatgcatgtatCTAGACTTTTCCATCGAGACGATCGTAGGGCGGGGCCAGGGACTGGGTGACAAGAGTTTGAATAGACCCTGATTTAAGGGTCCGTTTGAGATATGGTCTGGAATAGGGACCGGAGCGGTGGATCCGTGGATTGTCGGCGGTGGCATTTGTGCTTAAAGTAGTGAAACCGGCTTGGAGTTTTCAGATTCACCTTCTTCCGTCTCTCCTCTTTCCGCACTCGTCTCTAGTTGAGGCTGGTTTTCCTTGCTGTGGATTGCTCTGTTTTGCTGGTTGTTTTTGTATTGTTAATCTATTTCGAGTAGTGGGGATGAGACTCCCAAGACCAGGCCCTCTGGGTCTGGCAGCACTTGCGTTGCTTACGGGCACGCTTGGAATGCCATACAACGAGTCGCTCACCGACTACAATCTCAACATCAAACAAGGCACAACAAACGTGCTTGAATACGATTCAACCCGCCCAAACACCACCTACACGCCTTCTCCCGCCAACTGGCGAGAATATCCCATTTACACCATTTTGCTCGACAAATTTGCCGATGGAGAGCCCAGCAACAACGACTACTTCAAAACAATGTTCGAAAATGACTGGCGCGAAGTCAATCTCCGCTTTGGTGGCGATGTCCGCGGTCTCATGCGAAAACTCGATTATCTCCAAGGCATGGGCATCGGTTGCATTTTCATTGCTGGTACTCCTTTCCTCAACATGCCATGGCAGGCTGACAGTAAGTAGCACCCTTTTTATGCTTTTCATTCCATCCGATATCGGTTTTTTTCCCTGGTTACCCATTTTTCTCGCGTTTGATCGCGTTCCATTACTTATGCTCAAATATGGTAATTCATCAAACCTATGCTAACCGTTCCCGATATAGGTTACTCCCCATTGATTTTTCTACACTTGATCCTCACTGGGGCACAATCGACGACTGGCGTGCTCTTACCGATGCAATTCACGCGCGCGGCATGTATCTCATGCTTGACTTTACAGTCGGAACCATGGGTGACATGATTGGATTTGCTGGCCACTTGAACACTTCTACACCTTTCTCCATCGACGAGTACGACGGCGTATGGAAGCGTCCTCGCTACGCGCCTTGGGGAATGATGAGTATCCAGACTTCAAAATTAGCAACGAGCACAACGATACCTGCAAACTGCCTACCATGTGGAACGACGGCGGTGAAATAGTCCCCATTGACCACACCGGCTGCTATGCCTCCGAGTTTGATCAGTACGGAGACATGGAAGCGTTCGGTGTCCACCCCGACTGGAATCGTCAGTTGTCCAAGTTTGCTTCCGTACAAGATCGTCTCCGTGAATGGAACGCCAATGTTCGCGCCAAGATTCAAGTGTTCTCATGTCTCACCATCAAGGCTTTGGACATTGATGCCATTCGTATCGACAAGGCCACACAGGTCACTGTGGATGCTCTGGCTGACTGGTCAGCTCATACTCGCCAGTGCGCCAAGGAGATCGGCAAGACCAACTTTTTCATCGTCGGTGAAGTTACTGGTGGTGACACTTTTGGTGCTCTTTACCTGTAAGTTGTCTCGATCGATCGCACCGTCCCATTCTGACAAGTTTCCAGCGGTCGAGGCCGTACACCTACCCAGCGTCCTACCACATTCGAGCTCGGTGCGAACCTGACCAATGCGCAAAACCAGTACTTTTTGCGAGAACAAACCCGACACTCGCTCGACTCGGTCGCTTTCCACTACTCAGTGTATCGTGCGTTGTCTCGTATTCTTGGAATGGATGGTAACCTTCAAGTCGCCTACGATACTACACCCAACTTTTTCGATGTCTGGACGACCATGGGCAAAACGAATGACTTCCTGAACGCCGAGACTGGAGAATTTGATCCCCGCCACATGTTTGGTATTTCGAACTTTGACGTTTTCCGCTGGCCGAGTCTGGTGAACGGTACTCAAAAGCAAATGCTCGGGACATTTATTAATTCGTTGCTGATGCCTGGTATTCCTCTGGTAAGCATCGTATTAACCTAATTCGAATATTGGTCTAACGACCTGATAGCTCTACTATGGCGAAGAACAAGACTTTTATCTGTTTGACAACGGAGCGTCCAACTATCTCTTTGGTCGTCAACCCATGACCAGCAGTCAGGCATGGCAGAGACATGGATGCTACAGGCTCGGATCGGAACAATACTTCAACATGCGCCTCGAAAAGGCTCTCCTTGGTTGCGAAGATGACTGGAATTCACTTGATCACTTTGACCCTTCAGCCGGTTCTCGTCGTATGATGGCTCACTTCCATTACCTCCGCAAGCAATACCCAGTATTGACAGATGGCTTCCGTCTCTTGCAAAACGGTAATTGGACGTCGTATATTCAACTTCCTGGTTCGAACAGAACGCAGACCGAAATCGGCTGGTGGTCCGTCTCCCGTTCCCCTCTTCCTGGACTACAGGCCAACTTCAACTCCACCGTGAACGATGTCTGGATGGTCTTTACCAATATGAATGTGACCCAGACCTACTCGTACGATTGTAACAGCGCGCTCTGGGTATCTACTCCTTGGGTTGGGGGCACCAGGATTCGTAACTTGTTCTATCCATTCGAAACATACGAGCTCGAGAATTCACAATCTTCTTTCAATGGCAATGGCGCTGCTCCATGGGTCGGATGTCTTCCTACCATTACTCTTCAGCCCTATTCGTTCAAGGCGTTTGTGCCGGTTGCCAACTGGGTTCAGCCGCCTCCGATGCTCACTCGCTTCTCGCCTGGCCACGATACACGTCTGCACGCCGAGTCTGGGGATGCCAACGCCACCACTATCAACATTGTTCTCGAATTCAACACCGAGATGACTTGCACATCAGTTACCAATGGTATATCCTTCAACATGTCGTCTACCGTTCGCGGAACCCCTACTCTCAACGCCGGTTCGGTCCAGTGCGGAGCCGTTACGAATCCAATCCAGCCTACGCTCCCTGGTGATACTCCTTCAGCATGGTCTTGGTCCGCGACCCTTACCAACGTGCCGGATGGCATTCTCGACATTAGGGTCAACAATGTCGCCGCTGCGGATGGTCGTACCACAGGCACTTCGGATCACTTCCTTCTTCGCAAAGGATCGTCTAAGAACGTTATGGTGTTCCCAGACGCTGATTACGATAACGATGCTTTTGGGTATGCCGATGGCTCGTACTCGTTTACTCATAGCGCCCTTGGAGCGGACATGTTCCGTTACACCTGGAACTATGGCAAGAACTGGTCGACTTGGGCAACTTACGAAGAGAAGACCACTATTCCTGGAAACCTGTTTGAGCCTACGGAGGACATGTTTTGGGAAGGCCAACACTTGATTGTTCAGTATTGGGCCGAGCTCGCTGGGTCTGCGACCGCCGTTGTGCACGCTGATCGTGGATACGCACTCCCTCGCCGCGTTCCTCAGTTCATCGCTCGTGGTCCGTTCAATACCTGGGGCTTTGACAAGGGTATCTCTGCGCAAATGACCATGAACGACAAGGGTGTCTGGGAGCTCCCAATCATGGCAACCTGGCCTAGCTATGTACAGCTCAACGTCTTTGGCTACGATGATTACTTCTACGGAGACACGAACGGCGACGGTGTTATGGATCGCCTTCCTCCTAACGCGGCTTCTCCCAACTATCTCAACATGTCCGCACCTCCCAAGCCATATCTCTCCTGGGCACTCATGGTCGACGACAAGACTCAACGTTGGTACCTGGAGCCCCGTGGAAACTCGGCCGTCGGAGCCATCATGTACGCGTTGCTGCTCTCTATCCCGCTGATCACTGCTATCATCGCTGTCGTTATCTTCCGTCGCAACTTTTACGAGATCAAGGTCAACAAGTGGGGTACCACTCCCAAGGCTGATGCTTCGAGCTACTTCCCTATCCTTGGAGCTTTGGGTATTATGAAAGCGAACCAGCACGGCGACGATAAGGGTATGCCCGGTACCCCGATGGGCGAGAAGCCAACGCACGGTACCAAGGTCTATACTGGTCCTGTCATTGGTTGGCCCGAGAACCCACAGAAGAGGCGACAAGTCCTGATTGCAACACTCGAGTACGAAATTATTGATTGGAAGCTAAAAGTCAAGTGAGTGCTATGAATTGTTGCCGCTTATTAGGTACTGATTGGATTTGTAGGATTGGTGGTCTCGGTGTCATGTCTTCTCTCATGGGTAAAGCCATGTCCGATTGCGATATCTACTGGGTTGTCCCCAAGGTCAAGGATCTCGAGTATCCTGCTGGTGAACCCGCAGAACCGATTGAAGTTATTATCTTTGGTGAACCTTACCTCATCGAGGTCGAATACCACGTTTTGGACAATATCACCTACATCATTCTCGACTCTCCCGTATTCCGTGCACAAACCAAGGCCGACCCTTACCCCGCTCGCATGGACGATTTGTCTTCGGCTATCTTCTACTCGACTTGGAACCAGGCCATTGCAGAGACCGTTAGGCGTTTCCCCGTTATCGATATCTACCACATCAACGGTGAGTACCTTGGCTTTGTACAGTCGCGTAAATAGTCCTGACTGTATTCGATAGATTATCACGGCGCGTTGGCCCCATTGTACTTGCTCCCCAAGGTCCTTCCTGTGTGCTTGTCGCTTCACAACGCCGAATTCCAGGGTCTATGGCCTTTACGTACCAAGGAGGAAATGAAGGAGGTTTGCTCTGCGTTCAACATCAGCAAGGAAGTCTGCACCAAAGTACGTAGTTTTCTTTTGGTTGATGATATAATCGAGCTGACTGGCCCGAATAGTATGTTCAATTCGGCAATACGTTCAATTTGCTTCACGCCGCAGCTTCGTTCATCAGTGTGCACCAGAAGAGTACCGGTGTAGCTGGTGTGTCTGACAAAGTACGTGCAGTGGCTGGCTGTCGTTGGAATATTGCTTACACATTTGTTCACAGTACGGAAAACGCTCTTGGGCTCGCTACCCCGCTCTGTGGACATTGAAACACGTCGACTCGCTTCCCAACCCTGATCCTTCCGATATTGCTGCCCTTGACGAAAAGCCAGTTGACATGATGAATGTCGAAATCGACCAAGACGCCGAATCCAAACGACCAGAACTCAAGCGCCAGGCTCAAGAATGGGCCAATATCAAGCAAGATCCTAAAGCTGACTTGTTCGTGTTCGTCGGACGTTGGTCCAAACAGAAAGGTGTCGATGTTATTGCGGATGCTATGCCCTCGCTGTGAGTGCTTTCTTGTCTGCTGCTGCTCGCACGTGCTGATTCTTTCATATCTAGACTTGAGAAAAAGCCTTCGATTCAATTGATTGCTGTCGGTCCTGTTATCGATCTATACGGTCGGTTTGCAGCCGAGAAACTTGCTCGTCTCATGGAAATGTACCCCGATCGTGTTTACTCTAAGCCCGAGTTTACTGCACTCCCACCTTTCTTGTTCTCGGGTGCCGACTTTGCTTTGATTCCCTCTCGTGACGAGCCCTTCGGTTTGGTCGCCGTCGAATTCGGTCGTAAAGGTGCTCTCGGTGTCGGATCGCGTCTCGGTGGTCTTGGTCTCATGCCTGGCTGGGTGCGTTTTCCTTTACTTCTCGTCATGAAGGGTGCTAATCATATTCATTTACTAATTTCAGTGGTTCCCTGTCGAGTCTACATCTACCAATCACATGTTGTCGCAATTCGCGAAGACAATCAAATTGGCTCTCAAGTCCACAGAAGAAGAACGTGCTGTCCTCCGTGCTCGTTCGGCTATGCAGCGTTTCCCTGTCGTCGAATGGCGTCAGCGTATGGAAGACTTCCACCGTCGTAGTATCAACACATCTCGTCGACTGGCTGGCCCTGAAGCTTGGTCTGAAAAGGATTGCATTAAGCCTGGCCAGTCGGGTAACCGTGCTATCCAGGGTATGGATACCGAGGATTGGAACCCGCTCCACAAACCTGAGCCTACACAACCCAACTGGGACGCACAAAGTACTCGTAGCGGCATTTCCATGGGCGATACACTTCATGCACCTCATCTCGGACACCAAGCAAACTCGTCTCGAAATTCTGTCCAGAGTGAAGCATCTGATTACGAAGACCATTCGCGTGCACCGTCTCCTACCGGCAACAGGCCAGATGATTTTGGTGGCTTCTTGAACAGGGCGAACAGGGCTATTGCTCGGGAACATAAGCATGTTGCTGATCCGTTCCTTGACGAGAACGCTGCTCCTCATCGTCCGTTTGGCACACATTCACGTGTTGGCTCTGTCGAATCGATTTCTTCCATCATGGATGAGAAAGGCGCTTCTTCTCCTCTCAACAAGGCTATGGCATCGTTTACGGACGCTGATGGCGAGGTTGCTCAGGCCTTTGTCGCAAAACTCCAACTACTCACCGCCGAGAATTCCAAGAGCGAACTGTCGATTGAGAAGTTCTTGACTAAGAGTGAAGAAGCATTCTTCGATAAGGTCAAGCGAGACAAGATCAACTCTAGCGCTGCATCTATCCGGTCTCACCGCGACTCGAGCTGGGGCACCCCTTCGCACTTTGACTCTCGTCCTGCTTCACCTGCATTCCCTCAAACTCCAGGCACTCCCGGACAAGGATTTGACACCAAGAACTACAGCGGTCCTTTGCCCAACGAGAATGACACTCCGAACATGACCGCACTTCAGATCAGAATGCAACACACTATTTACGGCTGGCCCTTGTACACGATCATCATTGCCCTTGGGCAGATGCTTGGCGCTACCAGTTTCCAAATTACACTCCTTTCCGGTCAAGGCTCGCAAACCGATCTGCAATTGTATGTTCTGGGAGGTATCTTCCTCGCAGCCTCGATCGTCTGGTGGGCGCTGTTCCGTCTCAAGCCCTCGGTTTACGTGCTTTCCATCCCTTGGATATTCTACTTCCTGGCCTTTTTCATCATCGGTATTCCTGCGTTGTCAGATTCCCTCGCGCCTTACCGTCAAACATTCGGTAGCGCCGCCACTTGGGCTTATGCTGTAGCTTCTGCCGCTGCCTTCTTATTCTTTGGTCTCAACTTTGGTGAAGAAGCTGGTGCTGCGACCGAAGTC from Rhizoctonia solani chromosome 16, complete sequence includes the following:
- a CDS encoding alpha-1,3-glucan synthase, which translates into the protein MPYNESLTDYNLNIKQGTTNVLEYDSTRPNTTYTPSPANWREYPIYTILLDKFADGEPSNNDYFKTMFENDWREVNLRFGGDVRGLMRKLDYLQGMGIGCIFIAGTPFLNMPWQADSKLLPIDFSTLDPHWGTIDDWRALTDAIHARGMYLMLDFTVGTMGDMIGFAGHLNTSTPFSIDEYDGVWKRPRYAPWGMMSIQTSKLATSTTIPANCLPCGTTAYGDMEAFGVHPDWNRQLSKFASVQDRLREWNANVRAKIQVFSCLTIKALDIDAIRIDKATQVTVDALADWSAHTRQCAKEIGKTNFFIVGEVTGGDTFGALYLGRGRTPTQRPTTFELGANLTNAQNQYFLREQTRHSLDSVAFHYSVYRALSRILGMDGNLQVAYDTTPNFFDVWTTMGKTNDFLNAETGEFDPRHMFGISNFDVFRWPSLVNGTQKQMLGTFINSLLMPGIPLLYYGEEQDFYLFDNGASNYLFGRQPMTSSQAWQRHGCYRLGSEQYFNMRLEKALLGCEDDWNSLDHFDPSAGSRRMMAHFHYLRKQYPVLTDGFRLLQNGNWTSYIQLPGSNRTQTEIGWWSVSRSPLPGLQANFNSTVNDVWMVFTNMNVTQTYSYDCNSALWVSTPWVGGTRIRNLFYPFETYELENSQSSFNGNGAAPWVGCLPTITLQPYSFKAFVPVANWVQPPPMLTRFSPGHDTRLHAESGDANATTINIVLEFNTEMTCTSVTNGISFNMSSTVRGTPTLNAGSVQCGAVTNPIQPTLPGDTPSAWSWSATLTNVPDGILDIRVNNVAAADGRTTGTSDHFLLRKGSSKNVMVFPDADYDNDAFGYADGSYSFTHSALGADMFRYTWNYGKNWSTWATYEEKTTIPGNLFEPTEDMFWEGQHLIVQYWAELAGSATAVVHADRGYALPRRVPQFIARGPFNTWGFDKGISAQMTMNDKGVWELPIMATWPSYVQLNVFGYDDYFYGDTNGDGVMDRLPPNAASPNYLNMSAPPKPYLSWALMVDDKTQRWYLEPRGNSAVGAIMYALLLSIPLITAIIAVVIFRRNFYEIKVNKWGTTPKADASSYFPILGALGIMKANQHGDDKGMPGTPMGEKPTHGTKVYTGPVIGWPENPQKRRQVLIATLEYEIIDWKLKVKIGGLGVMSSLMGKAMSDCDIYWVVPKVKDLEYPAGEPAEPIEVIIFGEPYLIEVEYHVLDNITYIILDSPVFRAQTKADPYPARMDDLSSAIFYSTWNQAIAETVRRFPVIDIYHINDYHGALAPLYLLPKVLPVCLSLHNAEFQGLWPLRTKEEMKEVCSAFNISKEVCTKYVQFGNTFNLLHAAASFISVHQKSTGVAGVSDKYGKRSWARYPALWTLKHVDSLPNPDPSDIAALDEKPVDMMNVEIDQDAESKRPELKRQAQEWANIKQDPKADLFVFVGRWSKQKGVDVIADAMPSLLEKKPSIQLIAVGPVIDLYGRFAAEKLARLMEMYPDRVYSKPEFTALPPFLFSGADFALIPSRDEPFGLVAVEFGRKGALGVGSRLGGLGLMPGWWFPVESTSTNHMLSQFAKTIKLALKSTEEERAVLRARSAMQRFPVVEWRQRMEDFHRRSINTSRRLAGPEAWSEKDCIKPGQSGNRAIQGMDTEDWNPLHKPEPTQPNWDAQSTRSGISMGDTLHAPHLGHQANSSRNSVQSEASDYEDHSRAPSPTGNRPDDFGGFLNRANRAIAREHKHVADPFLDENAAPHRPFGTHSRVGSVESISSIMDEKGASSPLNKAMASFTDADGEVAQAFVAKLQLLTAENSKSELSIEKFLTKSEEAFFDKVKRDKINSSAASIRSHRDSSWGTPSHFDSRPASPAFPQTPGTPGQGFDTKNYSGPLPNENDTPNMTALQIRMQHTIYGWPLYTIIIALGQMLGATSFQITLLSGQGSQTDLQLYVLGGIFLAASIVWWALFRLKPSVYVLSIPWIFYFLAFFIIGIPALSDSLAPYRQTFGSAATWAYAVASAAAFLFFGLNFGEEAGAATEVWTMRACIVQGSQQVWVAALWYWGYRLTGAEPNVRPPWWTICILWPLAFMSLAFGYCLMWGLPEYYRQVPPKVPNFARTLFRRHIVVWFLASEILRDYWLSGPYGRNWSFLWNSPIPKWAILLLVIAFFVVVWFLMMYILTRITKTHTWFLPIFAVGLGAPRWCQMLWGTSSLALYIPWAGRAGPYLGTSLWLWLGVLDAIQGVGLGMILLQTLSRLHVCATLALAQVIGSICVMVARATAPNRIGPGSVFPDAAKWDFSDGLSGSPMASAPFWIALVSQLIIVFGYFWFYRKEQLSRP